A genomic stretch from Flavobacterium humidisoli includes:
- a CDS encoding KUP/HAK/KT family potassium transporter, whose amino-acid sequence MSASHKNLHSKLSIGGLLITLGIIYGDIGTSPLYVMKAILGDHTINADIVLGGISCVFWTLTLQTTIKYVLITLSADNHGEGGIFALYALVKKTKIQWLIVPAIIGGSALLADGIITPPISISSAVEGIRAFYPTMETQTIVYIVITILFILFTIQQFGTKLVGKFFAPMMLIWFAMLGTLGTIQVINYPEVIKAINPYYAYHLLSIHPDGFFVLGFVFLCTTGAEALYSDMGHCGRKNIRISWIFVKTTLVLNYFGQAAYLIHHEGSTLQQLGGENGNPFYLIMPHWFLPFGIVVATLAAVIASQALISGSFTLINEAMRLNFWPKVKIKYPTEVKGQLYIPSINWLLFFGCVGIVLHFEKSGNMEHAYGLAIILCMIMTTILLNYYLIMKRVKLYFMVPLITIYLLIEFSFLFANITKFAEGGYVTLIIASMLISVMTIWYLAKKINKNYTKVVKVDDYKQVLVELSQDLSIPKYATHLVYMTNANRVDELEEKIIYSILQKRPKRADIYWFVHVNILTEPYKTQYKVTEIAKDDIYRIDFNLGFREPTKINLMFREVIKDMVKRGEVDITSRYESLNKNNIIGDFKFVLSEKFLSNDNDLRWHENIIMNSYFFIKKLSLSEERAFGLDSSSVKIEKFPMVLHAPENIGLTRIISKE is encoded by the coding sequence ATGAGCGCATCGCATAAAAACTTACATAGTAAGTTGTCTATTGGGGGTTTATTAATTACTTTAGGGATTATTTATGGAGATATTGGAACCTCTCCATTGTATGTAATGAAAGCTATTTTAGGCGATCATACCATAAATGCTGATATTGTTTTAGGAGGTATTTCGTGTGTGTTCTGGACCTTAACATTACAAACTACAATTAAATATGTACTTATTACTCTAAGCGCAGACAACCACGGTGAAGGAGGAATTTTTGCTCTATATGCATTAGTCAAAAAAACAAAAATTCAATGGCTCATAGTACCCGCCATTATTGGAGGTAGTGCCCTGCTCGCTGACGGAATTATAACGCCACCTATTTCGATTTCATCTGCTGTAGAAGGAATTAGAGCTTTCTACCCGACGATGGAAACACAAACCATTGTGTATATCGTAATTACTATTTTATTCATTTTATTTACAATTCAGCAGTTCGGAACTAAATTGGTTGGTAAATTCTTTGCCCCAATGATGCTTATCTGGTTCGCGATGTTAGGAACTTTAGGAACGATTCAAGTAATTAATTATCCTGAAGTTATTAAAGCGATTAACCCGTATTATGCTTATCACTTACTATCTATACATCCTGATGGTTTCTTCGTTCTTGGCTTTGTATTCTTATGTACAACTGGAGCCGAGGCTTTGTATTCTGACATGGGACACTGCGGTAGAAAAAACATCAGAATTAGCTGGATTTTTGTAAAAACTACTTTGGTTTTAAACTATTTCGGACAAGCTGCTTATTTAATTCATCATGAAGGAAGCACTTTGCAGCAATTAGGAGGTGAAAATGGAAACCCATTTTACTTAATTATGCCACATTGGTTTTTACCATTCGGAATTGTAGTTGCAACTCTTGCAGCTGTAATTGCATCTCAGGCGCTTATCTCTGGTTCGTTTACTTTGATTAACGAAGCAATGCGTCTGAACTTCTGGCCAAAAGTAAAAATCAAATATCCTACAGAGGTAAAAGGACAATTATACATTCCGTCAATCAACTGGTTGTTGTTTTTTGGCTGTGTTGGGATTGTTTTACATTTCGAGAAATCAGGAAATATGGAGCATGCTTATGGTCTTGCCATCATTTTGTGTATGATCATGACAACGATTCTCTTAAACTACTACTTAATCATGAAACGTGTAAAACTGTACTTCATGGTTCCATTGATTACGATTTACTTATTGATTGAGTTCAGTTTCCTTTTCGCTAATATTACCAAATTTGCAGAAGGTGGTTACGTAACCTTAATCATTGCAAGTATGCTGATTTCTGTTATGACGATCTGGTATTTGGCTAAGAAAATCAACAAAAACTACACGAAAGTGGTTAAGGTTGATGATTATAAACAAGTTTTAGTAGAACTAAGCCAAGATTTATCAATTCCAAAATATGCAACGCATTTAGTTTATATGACAAATGCTAATCGTGTGGATGAACTGGAGGAAAAAATCATTTATTCTATCCTTCAAAAACGCCCAAAGAGAGCCGATATCTATTGGTTTGTTCACGTTAATATTTTGACAGAACCATACAAAACGCAATATAAAGTTACTGAAATTGCTAAAGACGATATTTATAGAATTGACTTTAACTTAGGTTTTAGAGAACCTACTAAGATCAATTTAATGTTCAGAGAAGTTATCAAAGATATGGTAAAACGCGGAGAAGTTGATATTACCAGCCGTTACGAATCTTTGAACAAAAACAATATTATTGGGGACTTTAAATTTGTATTGTCTGAGAAATTCTTATCAAACGACAATGATTTAAGATGGCATGAAAACATTATCATGAATTCTTATTTCTTCATCAAAAAACTGAGTTTATCTGAAGAAAGAGCTTTTGGTCTAGACAGCAGCTCTGTTAAGATAGAAAAATTCCCAATGGTGCTTCATGCTCCAGAAAATATTGGATTAACGCGTATTATTTCAAAAGAATAA
- a CDS encoding SRPBCC family protein — protein sequence MKILKYLFLFALLSFVALTVFVATQKGDFSVERSKVINSPRATVYNYLNDFRNYEDFESWSVEDPSIKMTYANKTSGNGATFYWDGADGKGNSIILKTKDGESIDQKMQFDGTEADVNWTLKDTLNGKTKVTWKGKGTMSFLFKIYTALHGGSDRVIGTIYEKSLANIDKNLDYETKTYAVTVDGVVKKTETPYIKQTFTSEIAKVSKNARIVIPKLIHFSETNGLAASGKPFIIYHTYDTKTGLAKISICLPINKEISTSSGSDILAGKLNGFDAVKATLNGDYSHRNEAIAKTTAYINNQKIIPDLSWSHLEILTLSKLDVKASSKLVTEIYFPIKPKVVPATVTEPIYAPENTGEAPSEPRTEQPRTEPVKRKPVAPTPAPAQTPAQEEDSEF from the coding sequence ATGAAAATTCTAAAGTATTTATTTCTTTTTGCACTTTTAAGCTTTGTTGCTCTTACTGTTTTTGTTGCTACTCAGAAAGGAGATTTTTCTGTAGAAAGAAGTAAAGTCATCAATTCGCCTCGTGCAACGGTTTATAACTACCTAAACGACTTTAGAAATTACGAAGATTTTGAATCATGGTCTGTTGAAGATCCTTCTATAAAAATGACGTACGCTAATAAAACAAGCGGAAATGGCGCGACGTTTTATTGGGATGGCGCTGATGGAAAAGGAAATTCAATTATCCTTAAAACAAAAGATGGTGAAAGCATTGACCAAAAAATGCAATTTGACGGTACTGAGGCTGACGTAAACTGGACGTTAAAAGATACTTTGAACGGAAAAACAAAAGTGACTTGGAAAGGAAAAGGAACAATGAGCTTTTTGTTTAAAATATATACCGCTTTACATGGAGGTTCAGACAGAGTTATAGGAACCATTTACGAAAAAAGTTTGGCTAATATTGACAAAAATTTAGATTACGAAACCAAAACTTACGCCGTTACAGTAGACGGAGTGGTTAAGAAAACAGAAACGCCTTATATAAAACAGACTTTTACTAGTGAGATTGCCAAAGTAAGTAAAAATGCTAGGATTGTAATTCCGAAGCTTATTCACTTTAGTGAAACAAATGGTTTAGCAGCAAGCGGAAAACCATTCATTATTTATCATACTTACGATACTAAAACAGGTTTAGCAAAGATTTCAATCTGTCTTCCTATTAATAAAGAAATTTCAACTAGTTCAGGAAGTGATATTTTAGCAGGAAAATTAAATGGTTTTGATGCTGTAAAAGCAACTCTTAACGGAGATTACTCTCATAGAAATGAAGCAATTGCAAAAACAACGGCTTACATTAACAACCAAAAAATTATTCCAGATTTGAGCTGGTCACATCTTGAAATTTTGACATTAAGCAAATTAGATGTAAAAGCTTCATCGAAATTGGTTACTGAAATTTATTTTCCGATAAAGCCTAAAGTAGTTCCTGCTACTGTTACTGAGCCTATTTATGCCCCAGAAAACACTGGCGAAGCTCCAAGTGAGCCACGCACGGAACAACCACGCACAGAGCCTGTAAAACGTAAACCCGTTGCGCCAACGCCAGCTCCTGCACAAACACCTGCACAAGAAGAAGATTCAGAGTTTTAA
- a CDS encoding RNA polymerase sigma factor, which produces MIDEKEFIKELLSPETQNTAFQKLLSDYQRPLYSHIRNIVLNHDDADDVLQNTFVKVFQNLKNFKGESKLFSWMYRIATNEALTFLSQKAKLSGISSEDLQNKTIDNLKADLYFDGDDIQIKLQKAIVALPEKQQLVFKMKYFEELKYEEIAEILGTSVGALKASYHHAVKKIELYVTSN; this is translated from the coding sequence TTGATAGACGAGAAAGAATTTATAAAAGAATTATTAAGTCCCGAAACGCAAAATACTGCGTTTCAAAAACTCTTGTCTGATTATCAGAGACCTTTGTATTCTCATATTCGAAACATTGTTTTGAATCATGATGATGCCGATGATGTTTTACAGAACACTTTTGTAAAAGTCTTTCAAAATCTTAAAAACTTTAAAGGAGAAAGTAAACTTTTTTCCTGGATGTATCGCATTGCTACCAATGAAGCTTTGACTTTTTTATCGCAAAAAGCTAAATTAAGCGGAATTTCATCTGAAGATCTGCAGAATAAAACGATCGATAATTTAAAAGCAGATCTTTATTTTGATGGAGATGATATTCAAATCAAACTTCAAAAAGCAATTGTAGCACTTCCAGAAAAACAGCAGCTCGTCTTTAAAATGAAATATTTCGAGGAATTGAAGTATGAAGAAATCGCAGAAATCTTAGGAACATCTGTTGGAGCTTTAAAAGCATCTTATCATCACGCAGTAAAAAAAATTGAATTATATGTTACATCAAATTAA
- a CDS encoding oxidoreductase has protein sequence MRKLALFCGIFILLMSFTTFNFKTEIPFNGGFTSMTIDTLFKDRISIRAILIDKNKVWYGADNSRFGYYDLDKKEKFEEHIYRDTLKLEFRSIAQTSKDIFLLSVANPALLYSVSKKDRKVKLVYKEVNPKVFYDSMQFWNDKEGIAIGDPTEDTFSVIVTRDGGETWTKLLSDKLPTNSTGEAAFAASNTNIVIKGNDTWLVSGGKKARVFYSPDKAKTWKVVETPIVQGKQMTGIFTADFYDSKQGFIAGGDYDLPNNKANNKAFTKDGGKTWQLIGQNMGFGYASCIQYVPGGNGREIVCVGSEGIQYSQNGGENWMQLSTDTKFFTIRFVNRNTAIAAGHNKVVRLNFK, from the coding sequence ATGAGAAAACTTGCTTTATTTTGCGGTATCTTTATTTTATTGATGTCTTTTACAACATTTAATTTTAAAACTGAAATTCCCTTTAATGGTGGATTTACATCAATGACAATAGATACATTGTTTAAAGACAGAATTAGTATTAGGGCAATTCTTATTGATAAAAATAAAGTTTGGTACGGTGCTGATAATTCTCGTTTTGGGTATTATGATTTGGATAAAAAAGAAAAATTTGAAGAACATATTTACCGTGATACACTTAAATTAGAATTTAGAAGTATTGCGCAAACATCAAAAGATATTTTTTTGTTGAGCGTAGCAAATCCAGCGCTTCTTTATTCTGTTTCTAAAAAGGACCGAAAAGTTAAATTGGTTTATAAAGAAGTTAATCCGAAAGTTTTTTACGATAGCATGCAGTTTTGGAACGATAAAGAAGGAATTGCTATTGGCGACCCAACTGAAGATACTTTTTCTGTTATTGTTACCCGAGATGGAGGAGAAACTTGGACTAAATTATTATCTGATAAATTACCGACAAATAGTACAGGAGAAGCTGCTTTTGCAGCCAGTAATACCAACATTGTTATAAAAGGAAATGATACATGGTTGGTTTCGGGCGGAAAAAAAGCACGTGTTTTTTATTCTCCAGATAAAGCAAAAACCTGGAAAGTTGTAGAAACTCCTATTGTACAAGGAAAACAAATGACAGGAATTTTTACTGCCGATTTTTACGATTCTAAACAAGGTTTTATTGCAGGAGGAGATTATGATCTTCCTAATAATAAAGCTAATAATAAGGCTTTTACAAAAGATGGGGGTAAGACTTGGCAATTAATTGGTCAGAATATGGGATTTGGTTATGCGTCATGCATACAATACGTTCCAGGAGGTAATGGAAGAGAAATTGTTTGTGTAGGCTCAGAAGGAATACAATATTCTCAAAATGGAGGAGAAAACTGGATGCAGCTCTCTACAGATACCAAGTTTTTTACCATTCGCTTTGTGAATAGAAATACTGCTATCGCTGCAGGACACAATAAGGTAGTTAGACTTAATTTTAAATAA
- a CDS encoding sensor of ECF-type sigma factor: MKIKNILPLLLFLTSFSIFAQSGKIDEKREKIKAFKVSFLTTELELTSTEAEKFWPIYNAYDDKQYELKYLKMKTYLKQLKDDNLKNLSDKEAATLLSQIESTDKEIYQLREKYMSSLKKVLPAKKILLLKKSEDDFNRKLLQQYRDKGNKD, encoded by the coding sequence ATGAAAATAAAAAACATTTTACCACTCCTGCTATTTCTGACAAGTTTTTCAATTTTTGCCCAAAGCGGAAAAATTGATGAAAAGCGAGAAAAAATTAAAGCTTTTAAAGTATCATTTTTAACAACAGAATTGGAATTAACTTCGACTGAAGCAGAAAAATTCTGGCCTATTTATAATGCTTATGACGATAAGCAGTATGAATTAAAGTATTTAAAAATGAAGACTTATCTGAAACAATTAAAAGATGACAATCTTAAAAATCTTTCAGATAAAGAAGCCGCAACGTTATTATCTCAAATAGAAAGTACCGATAAAGAAATATATCAGCTTCGTGAAAAATATATGAGCAGTCTGAAAAAAGTCCTTCCTGCAAAGAAGATACTATTACTTAAAAAATCAGAAGACGATTTTAATCGAAAATTATTGCAGCAATATCGAGATAAAGGCAATAAAGACTAG